A DNA window from Jaculus jaculus isolate mJacJac1 chromosome 1, mJacJac1.mat.Y.cur, whole genome shotgun sequence contains the following coding sequences:
- the LOC101593468 gene encoding LOW QUALITY PROTEIN: eukaryotic translation initiation factor 4E transporter-like (The sequence of the model RefSeq protein was modified relative to this genomic sequence to represent the inferred CDS: inserted 3 bases in 2 codons) — protein sequence MVLHMQQAPTQQYRSRVGSWSTGTMGRRGIRSSIPKFLDGWFSNPSQSGSRSSSLGSTPHEELERLAGLEQAILSPGQNSGNYFAPIPLEDHAENKVDILEMLQKAKVDLKPLLSSLSANKEKLXSSHSGVVLSVEEVEAGLKGLRVDQRVKHAAPFMAEHLEETPNAVTSSRHVKKDGDMTAFNKLVSTMKASGTLPSQPEVGRNLESHLLTPTEIPSQPVPKNILQELLGQPVQRPASSSLLSGLMGSLEPTASLLGQRAPSPLMSQVFQTRASSADYLRPRIPSPLGFAPGPPQLLGDPFQGMRKPMSPITAQMSQLELQQAALEGLALPHDLAGPATNFYQPGFAKPQIDRTRDGFRNRQQRVSKSPVPVHRGSSSSPAPAASITSMLSPSFTPTSVIRKMYESRERSKEEPALGKMVPSDSKEDDWKAGDTLTQPENLLSSNCISNTDRDSSPTTNPKVSASQRSSCATPXTSRYTKEQDYRPKTAGRKTPTLASPVPGTPFLRPAHQVPIVPHVPIVRPTHQLHPGLVQRMLAQGVHPQHLPSLLQAGVLPPGMDLTHLQGVPGPILGQPFFPLPAANHPLLSPRPGTPLHLAMMQQQLQRSVLHPPGSGSQTAAISPQTPQHMPSPAGLPHVHSQMEHRPSQRSSSPVGLAKWFGSDVLQQPLPSIPTKVISVDELEYRQ from the exons AATTCTTAGATGGGTGGTTCTCTAACCCaagccagtcaggaagcaggtCCAGCAGCCTTGGGTCTACACCACACGAAGAGCTGGAGAGACTCGCAGGTCTGGAACAAGCCATCCTCTCTCCTGGACAAAACTCGGGGAATTATTTTGCTCCTATACCATTGGAAGATCATGCTGAAAATAAAGTGGACATTTTAGAAATGCTACAAAAAGCCAAAGTGGATTTAAAGCCTCTTCTTTCCAGCCTTTCTGCAAATAAGGAAAAAC AGAGTTCCCACTCGGGGGTTGTACTGTCAGTGGAAGAGGTAGAAGCAGGGCTCAAGGGCTTGAGAGTGGACCAGCGAGTGAAGCATGCGGCTCCCTTCATGGCAGAGCACCTAGAGGAGACGCCGAACGCCGTCACCAGCAGTCGACACGTCAAGAAAGATGGAGACATGACTGCCTTCAACAAGCTCGTGAGCACCATGAAGGCCAGCGGGACGTTGCCTTCTCAGCCCGAAGTCGGCCGAAACCTTGAAAGTCATTTGTTGACACCAACTGAgattccaagccagcctgtccCTAAGAACATCCTGCAGGAACTTTTGGGTCAACCAGTTCAGAGACCTGCTTCTTCCAGTCTTCTGAGTGGCCTCATGGGGAGCTTGGAGCCTACTGCATCCTTACTGGGCCAGAGAGCACCCTCTCCTCTCATGTCACAGGTGTTTCAAACTCGAGCGTCCTCCGCAGACTACCTTCGTCCAAGGATACCGTCACCCCTCGGTTTCGCACCAGGACCCCCGCAGCTGCTTGGAGATCCATTCCAAGGCATGCGCAAGCCCATGAGCCCCATCACAGCCCAGATGAGCCAGCTAGAGTTGCAGCAGGCAGCTTTGGAGGGCCTGGCCCTGCCACATGACCTAGCAGGACCGGCAACAAACTTCTACCAGCCTGGTTTTGCCAAACCACAAATCGACAGAACCAGAGATGGATTCAGAAACAGGCAGCAGAGAGTGTCGAAATCACCAGTGCCGGTGCACCGGGGAAGTTCCTCGTCCCCTGCTCCTGCTGCTTCCATCACAAGcatgctctctccctccttcacccCTACCTCAGTGATCCGGAAGATGTACGAGAGCAGGGAGAGAAGCAAGGAGGAGCCCGCGCTGGGGAAGATGGTTCCCAGTGACAGTAAGGAGGACGATTGGAAGGCCGGCGACACGCTCACTCAGCCCGAGAACCTGCTGTCCTCTAACTGCATATCCAATACTGATCGAGACTCTTCGCCTACAACGAATCCCAAAGTTTCAGCATCACAGCGGTCTTCATGCGCCACACC GACCAGCCGCTACACCAAAGAACAAGACTATCGACCGAAAACAGCTGGGAGGAAAACACCCACCTTGGCATCTCCAGTGCCAGGGACACCTTTTCTGCGCCCTGCTCATCAAGTTCCCATCGTTCCCCATGTTCCTATTGTCAGGCCCACTCACCAGCTTCACCCAGGGTTGGTCCAGAGGATGCTAGCCCAGGGAGTACATCCACAGCATCTTCCAAGTCTGCTCCAAGCTGGTGTGCTTCCTCCAGGGATGGACTTGACTCACTTACAGGGCGTACCTGGGCCAATCCTAGGTCAGCCCTTTTTCCCTTTACCTGCTGCTAACCATCCCCTCCTCAGCCCGCGTCCTGGGACACCTCTGCATCTGGCAATGATGCAGCAGCAACTGCAGCGCTCAGTTTTGCATCCTCCTGGTTCTGGTTCCCAGACTGCGGCCATCAGCCCGCAGACCCCTCAGCACATGCCCAGCCCGGCAGGCCTGCCCCACGTGCACTCCCAGATGGAGCATCGTCCCAGCCAGAGGAGCAGCTCCCCCGTGGGTCTTGCCAAATGGTTTGGCTCAGATGTACTCCAGCAGCCCCTGCCCTCCATTCCTACCAAAGTCATCAGCGTCGATGAACTGGAGTATCGACAATGA